The following proteins are co-located in the Gossypium hirsutum isolate 1008001.06 chromosome A02, Gossypium_hirsutum_v2.1, whole genome shotgun sequence genome:
- the LOC107890149 gene encoding uncharacterized protein: MAPHPHPLKQSSITPFPLLFPSTQFSSPNNMVHSHLSLADHIGRRLNDSCGHAMNHVQNTTQNYANYMSLNTMEGTEYDSGASTPPLWRNSPSRSPPHRPNIDYRCLSPSSKAEAIARGQRELMEMVSKMPEACYELSLRDLVEHQPLAVESKQESFAERRGLINGENKKKKQKNPKPQIKRSGSLDNGGFLLKMVFPISLGTNKKKNKKKNDCDANKNCKLSPKPTVLDASGKSVDKEWWKKRSGSNESESGGSTINSGSTRSIRSSSTSSSSSSCRSISNSSRSHKRGGCLAFILARKAKSSR; encoded by the exons ATGGCTCCACACCCACATCCTCTTAAACAATCTTCAATCACTCCCTTTCCTCTTCTTTTCCCTTCCAcccaattttcttccccaaacaATATGGTTCATTCTCATCTCAGTTTGGCCGATCACATTGGGAGGAGATTGAATGACAGTTGTGGTCATGCCATGAACCATGTGCAAAACACAACTCAAAATTATGCCAATTATATGAGTTTGAACACCATGGAAGGGACGGAATATGACTCTGGAGCTTCCACTCCTCCTCTATGGAGAAATAGTCCTTCCAGGAGCCCTCCGCATCGACCCAACATCGATTATCGATGCCTATCCCCATCGTCCAAAGCTGAAGCTATTGCCAGAGGTCAAAGGGAGCTTATGGAAATGGTTAGTAAAATGCCCGAGGCTTGTTATGAACTCTCCTTGAGAGATCTTGTGGAGCATCAGCCCCTGGCTGTTGAATCCAAACAAGAGAGTTTTGCTGAAAGGAGAGGTCTGATCAACGGAGAgaacaagaagaagaagcaaaagaATCCGAAACCCCAAATTAAGAGAAGTGGAAGCTTAGATAATGGTGGGTTTCTTCTGAAAATGGTGTTTCCAATTTCCTTGGGGACTAACaaaaagaagaacaagaagaagaaTGATTGTGATGCGAATAAGAATTGCAAACTTTCTCCAAAGCCAACGGTTTTAGATGCATCTGGTAAGAGTGTAGATAAAGAGTGGTGGAAAAAGAGATCAGGGTCGAATGAGAGTGAGAGTGGTGGATCCACAATAAACAGTGGAAGTACCAGAAGCATCCGTAGTAGCAGCACCAGTAGCAGCAGCAGCAGCTGCAGGAGCATCAGCAATAGCAGTCGCAG CCATAAGAGAGGAGGTTGCTTGGCTtttattctggctaggaaagccAAATCATCTCGGTGA